The region GAGCTAAAATATCTCTCATATGTTATTATATTTGCCATAAATCTATAAAAACACTATTCATTTTATTGGCGGTTCAAATGGGGAAAAAACAGAAAGAAAAGAATAGCTTGAAAACTGCAAACCAGTCTTTGATAAATTTTAAAGGCGTATATCTCGGTTATGGAAAGAAGTGTATCCTGGAAAATCTGAATTTTGATATTCATTCTAATGACTTTCTCGGGATTATAGGACCAAACGGGTCCGGTAAAACAACCCTGCTGAGAGGCATTCTCGGTCTTATAAAACCAGCATCGGGTACTATTACATCTAAGTCTGATCATATTAGATTTGGTTATGTCATTCAACGTCAGTTTGTAGATGAAGTATTTCCACTTACTGCAAGAGAGATTGTTTCCATGGGGAGATATAGAAAAATAAGGCTGGGAAGCAGGCTTAGTAAAGTGGATTGGGAGTATGTTAACCATGCATTAGAGATAGCAGGGGTTAATTCCATTGCTCATCAAACATATCGTAGCCTATCCGGTGGGCAGAAACAGCGTGTTCTTATTGCCCGTGCGCTTGCAAGCGAGGCAAATATTTTAATACTGGATGAGCCTACTAACGATATGGATATTAAGGGTGAAACTCAAATCATGGAATTAATTAAAAAGATTCATTCTGAGCAAAATGTAACCGTAGTAATCGTCAGTCATCTTTTACACAACATTATCAACTATGTGAAGAGACTTGCTTTTATAACAAAGGATAAATTTTATATTCATCCAATTCAAGAAGCTATTAAGAACAAATATCTTTCAGAAGTTTTTGATAGCCATGTCAAGGTGGGTGAGGTATCAGGAAAAAAGGTGGTTATCTCTAATGGATTTACTGACTGAAATTTTTAGTGAACGATTTATTCAGGTAGGATTAGCTGCAAGTATTATTTTGGGCGGTATATGTGCATACCTCGGGGTATACCTGATCTTGAAAAGGATTGTTTTCGTAGGCGCTGCTCTTTCACAGATAGCTGCCGTTGGTGTGGTAATAGGGCATATGATTGGACATAAAATAGGCCTTAATTTTGAGGCATTGGCATTTCTTTTTTCTATACTGGGAGTGTTATTTTTCTGGCTTCCTGTTTCCGGCGGTTCTATCACAAGAGAGAGTCTGATTGGGTTTTCCTACATCTTTGCTTCCGCCCTTTCTATCCTTATCATTGCGAAAGATCCTCTTGCTGAAGTAGAAAATCTGGATCTGTTTTCAGGCAATATTCTTTTTGTAAGCGATTTTGATCTGCTGTTAATCTCTATTATCTCAGGAATTATTTTTATCATTCACATGATTTTCCGAAAAGAGTTCATCTTTGTCTCTTTTGATCAAACCACGGCACAGACTTTAAATATCCCCGCGCGTTTCTATGATTTCCTCATTTATTTTACATTGGGAATTGCTATTTCAGTGGGTATTCGATCTGCAGGCATGCTCTTCATTTTCTCATCACTTGTCATTCCAGCAATGACTGGCTTGATTCTCTTTCAACGGTTGAAGTGGATTTTTCTTGCTTCTGTCTTATCTATATGGTTTTCATCTATTATTGGTATAGTA is a window of Candidatus Scalindua japonica DNA encoding:
- a CDS encoding metal ABC transporter ATP-binding protein: MGKKQKEKNSLKTANQSLINFKGVYLGYGKKCILENLNFDIHSNDFLGIIGPNGSGKTTLLRGILGLIKPASGTITSKSDHIRFGYVIQRQFVDEVFPLTAREIVSMGRYRKIRLGSRLSKVDWEYVNHALEIAGVNSIAHQTYRSLSGGQKQRVLIARALASEANILILDEPTNDMDIKGETQIMELIKKIHSEQNVTVVIVSHLLHNIINYVKRLAFITKDKFYIHPIQEAIKNKYLSEVFDSHVKVGEVSGKKVVISNGFTD
- a CDS encoding metal ABC transporter permease, which produces MDLLTEIFSERFIQVGLAASIILGGICAYLGVYLILKRIVFVGAALSQIAAVGVVIGHMIGHKIGLNFEALAFLFSILGVLFFWLPVSGGSITRESLIGFSYIFASALSILIIAKDPLAEVENLDLFSGNILFVSDFDLLLISIISGIIFIIHMIFRKEFIFVSFDQTTAQTLNIPARFYDFLIYFTLGIAISVGIRSAGMLFIFSSLVIPAMTGLILFQRLKWIFLASVLSIWFSSIIGIVVSYWFDFPTGPAISVTNALILLICLCIKRFLFRST